A section of the Rossellomorea marisflavi genome encodes:
- the spoVG gene encoding septation regulator SpoVG → MEVTDVRLRRVNTDGRMRAIASITLDNEFVVHDIRVIDGNNGLFVAMPSKRTPDGEFRDIAHPINSGTRGKIQDAVLEEYHRLGELEEVELEEAGAS, encoded by the coding sequence ATGGAAGTGACAGACGTAAGATTACGCCGTGTTAACACCGATGGCCGAATGAGAGCGATTGCATCTATCACGTTGGATAATGAATTTGTCGTACACGACATCCGTGTGATCGATGGGAACAATGGCTTATTTGTGGCAATGCCAAGTAAGCGCACTCCTGATGGGGAATTCCGAGATATCGCCCACCCGATTAATTCAGGTACCCGAGGTAAGATCCAAGATGCTGTTTTAGAAGAGTATCATCGTCTAGGTGAGTTAGAAGAAGTAGAACTGGAAGAAGCGGGGGCTTCTTAA
- the glmU gene encoding bifunctional UDP-N-acetylglucosamine diphosphorylase/glucosamine-1-phosphate N-acetyltransferase GlmU gives MTNRYAVILAAGQGTRMKSKLYKVLHQVCGKPMVEHVVDHISTLNVEKTVTVVGHGAELVKSHLEGKSDFALQAEQLGTAHAVRQSEDVLGNLEGTTLVVCGDTPLIKGETMEALVAHHEGLGAKATILTGHTEAPDGYGRIIRNDQGLVERIVEHKDATDEELRVKEINTGTYCFDNKALFEALTKVSNDNVQGEYYLPDVIEILKAEGEIVSAYQTGDFAETLGVNDRVALAQAEITMQGRINEFHMRNGVTIKDPKNTYIDSDITIGRDTVILPGTVLKGNTVIGEDAVVGPNTEVKDCTIGDRTVLRQSVAHDSFIGADVQVGPFAHIRPASNIGDEVKIGNFVEIKKASFGKGSKASHLSYIGDAEVGSDVNLGCGSITVNYDGKNKFLTKIEDGVFVGCNSNLVAPVTIGQGAYVAAGSTITEDVPGEALSIARARQVNKENYAQNLNHKK, from the coding sequence ATGACAAATAGATATGCCGTTATTTTAGCTGCCGGTCAGGGGACCCGGATGAAGTCCAAGCTATATAAAGTGCTTCATCAGGTGTGCGGGAAGCCTATGGTTGAGCATGTGGTCGATCATATTTCCACATTGAACGTGGAAAAGACGGTCACGGTCGTCGGCCATGGTGCAGAGCTCGTCAAGTCCCATCTTGAAGGGAAGAGTGACTTTGCCCTGCAGGCTGAGCAGCTGGGAACGGCTCATGCGGTAAGGCAGTCGGAAGATGTGTTAGGGAATCTGGAAGGCACTACTTTAGTCGTATGCGGAGATACTCCCCTCATCAAGGGTGAGACGATGGAAGCGCTGGTTGCACATCATGAAGGTCTCGGCGCGAAGGCGACCATCCTTACAGGGCATACGGAAGCTCCGGATGGATATGGACGTATCATCCGTAATGATCAAGGATTGGTCGAGCGGATCGTCGAGCATAAAGATGCGACAGACGAAGAGCTACGCGTGAAGGAGATCAATACGGGAACGTACTGCTTTGACAATAAAGCTCTTTTCGAGGCTTTGACGAAGGTATCGAATGATAATGTCCAAGGGGAATATTACCTCCCGGATGTGATTGAGATCCTCAAGGCCGAAGGAGAGATTGTCAGCGCATATCAAACAGGCGATTTCGCTGAAACGCTGGGTGTGAATGATCGAGTGGCCTTAGCACAGGCCGAGATCACCATGCAAGGGCGCATCAACGAATTTCATATGAGAAATGGTGTAACCATCAAAGATCCAAAAAATACGTACATTGATTCAGATATTACGATAGGGAGAGATACGGTCATCCTGCCAGGGACGGTGCTCAAGGGGAACACGGTCATCGGTGAGGATGCAGTGGTCGGACCGAATACGGAAGTGAAGGATTGCACAATTGGCGATCGCACTGTCCTGAGACAATCCGTCGCACACGATAGTTTCATAGGAGCAGATGTCCAGGTCGGTCCATTCGCTCATATCCGACCGGCTTCAAACATCGGCGATGAAGTGAAGATCGGAAACTTTGTCGAGATTAAAAAGGCTTCATTCGGAAAAGGAAGCAAAGCGTCCCATCTCAGCTACATCGGCGATGCCGAGGTAGGCAGTGACGTGAATCTCGGCTGTGGCTCCATCACAGTGAACTATGACGGGAAGAATAAATTCCTCACCAAAATCGAAGATGGTGTATTCGTAGGCTGCAACTCGAACCTCGTGGCACCGGTGACGATCGGACAGGGCGCCTATGTGGCTGCCGGGTCGACCATCACGGAAGACGTACCGGGTGAGGCACTCTCTATCGCAAGAGCACGCCAGGTAAACAAAGAAAATTATGCTCAAAATCTAAATCATAAGAAATAA
- a CDS encoding anti-sigma-F factor Fin family protein, with the protein MAIHYQCRHCGTKVGTLAHACNSETLGLDRLSDEERLHMIHYRNDGDIEIKTICEDCQESLERYPDYHGLDHIIQ; encoded by the coding sequence TTGGCTATTCACTATCAGTGCCGGCATTGCGGTACAAAGGTCGGGACCCTTGCCCACGCATGCAACTCGGAAACCCTTGGTCTTGATCGGCTGTCGGATGAGGAGAGGCTGCACATGATCCATTACCGGAATGACGGTGATATCGAGATTAAAACCATTTGTGAAGACTGTCAGGAAAGCCTTGAGCGGTATCCTGACTATCATGGGTTGGACCATATCATCCAGTAA
- a CDS encoding 50S ribosomal protein L25/general stress protein Ctc produces MATELKATKRKDFKRSSLTELRHKGSIPAVVYGYKTDNTAIEVDAITFIKTIREVGRNGIISLNVDGSKQNVILNDYQQDHLKDAVTHVDFLAVNMSQEIDADVRIDLSGESAGVKEGGVLQQPLYEVSVSAKPSDIPDSIEVDIAGLQIGDTVTIGDIRDQYNFTINDEDETTIASVLASRQEEDIDSGEKQEEDSPESEEGGESNTSSENGSEEE; encoded by the coding sequence ATGGCAACAGAATTGAAAGCAACCAAACGTAAAGACTTCAAACGTTCTTCACTAACGGAACTACGACATAAAGGAAGCATCCCTGCAGTAGTGTACGGGTATAAAACGGATAATACGGCCATCGAGGTCGACGCGATTACATTCATCAAGACGATTCGCGAAGTTGGACGCAACGGGATCATCTCCCTTAATGTGGACGGCAGCAAACAAAACGTCATCCTGAACGATTATCAACAGGATCATCTCAAGGATGCCGTCACTCACGTGGACTTCCTGGCAGTAAACATGTCACAGGAAATTGACGCTGACGTACGCATCGATCTATCGGGTGAATCGGCAGGAGTGAAAGAAGGCGGAGTCCTTCAGCAACCACTGTATGAGGTATCAGTTTCAGCTAAACCATCTGATATCCCAGACAGCATCGAAGTCGATATCGCCGGACTGCAAATCGGTGATACCGTCACGATCGGTGATATCCGTGATCAATATAACTTCACCATCAACGATGAAGACGAAACAACCATTGCTTCCGTTCTTGCATCGCGTCAAGAGGAAGATATTGATTCCGGTGAGAAGCAGGAAGAAGATTCTCCTGAAAGCGAAGAAGGCGGAGAGTCCAATACCTCTTCAGAAAACGGATCCGAAGAAGAATAA
- a CDS encoding putative polysaccharide biosynthesis protein: protein MGHTYSSKGFLKGAMILTMAALVTKLLSAVYRIPFQNIVGDIGFYIYQQVYPFYGIALALSTYGFPVIISKMVAEKVDRGDQEGAKKVAATSFIFLLLVGVIWFVAVYAGADMISTWMGDPQLAPLIRVISLSFLLLAPLSVLRGYHQGKEQMVPTAVSQVAEQSIRVVTILVSSTVLLAKGDSLYAAGQGALFGSITGGLGAVIVLVLFTAAKQEGLFTGISFFPKGFRGIWTALMKDGTAICVSAMLLVLLQFVDSLNVYALLTTHGVGEEAAKTLKGVYDRGQPFIQLGTVAATSISLTIVPLVTTAYLKGKQELVRDYSQLALKISILIGFAATLGLVNIMVPTNTMLFENADGSSVLSVFSLSIFFSCLILTFSGILQGIGRIYFPAAIIIGGIPIKYLLNMLLIPMFGVMGASLSTVLTLGLITIGLVWKMKRLFGISLITPSFYKSLFISGAGMTLVLQGLLLGYRWLMTNGAHERMTSALFALVGVAVGAGVFLFLFLRAGHLSEEEISFLPFGSKMNRLKKGLQPRYRK, encoded by the coding sequence TTGGGTCATACATACTCCTCCAAAGGATTTCTGAAGGGTGCGATGATCCTCACCATGGCGGCACTTGTGACAAAGTTATTGAGCGCCGTCTATCGGATCCCTTTTCAGAATATCGTAGGAGATATTGGGTTTTATATTTATCAGCAGGTGTATCCTTTTTACGGGATTGCCCTTGCCCTCTCCACTTATGGATTCCCTGTGATCATCTCAAAAATGGTGGCAGAGAAGGTCGACAGGGGTGATCAGGAAGGGGCAAAGAAGGTGGCGGCCACCTCATTCATCTTCCTCCTCCTCGTGGGAGTGATCTGGTTTGTTGCCGTCTATGCAGGCGCCGATATGATTTCGACCTGGATGGGGGATCCTCAGCTGGCCCCTTTGATCCGTGTCATATCCTTATCCTTCTTGCTACTGGCCCCATTATCGGTCCTCAGGGGGTACCATCAGGGGAAGGAGCAGATGGTACCTACGGCGGTCAGTCAGGTGGCTGAGCAAAGTATCCGTGTCGTGACCATCCTGGTGTCGTCCACTGTCCTTCTTGCCAAGGGGGATTCTCTCTACGCTGCCGGACAGGGGGCGCTATTCGGCTCGATTACGGGAGGGCTTGGTGCCGTGATTGTCCTGGTTTTATTTACGGCAGCGAAACAGGAAGGGTTGTTTACCGGCATTTCTTTTTTCCCTAAAGGGTTCAGAGGGATCTGGACGGCCCTCATGAAAGATGGAACAGCCATCTGTGTGAGCGCCATGCTCCTCGTCCTTCTTCAGTTTGTCGACTCCCTGAATGTATATGCACTGTTGACTACACACGGGGTGGGAGAGGAAGCTGCGAAGACCCTTAAAGGTGTCTATGACCGTGGACAGCCCTTCATACAGCTTGGGACCGTTGCGGCCACCTCCATCTCGCTGACGATCGTTCCCCTGGTCACCACGGCTTACCTGAAAGGGAAGCAGGAGCTCGTAAGGGACTACAGTCAGCTTGCGTTGAAGATCAGTATCCTTATCGGTTTTGCGGCAACGCTCGGACTCGTGAATATCATGGTGCCCACGAATACGATGCTGTTTGAGAATGCAGACGGATCCAGCGTATTGTCGGTGTTTTCCCTATCGATTTTCTTCAGCTGTCTGATCCTTACGTTTTCAGGCATCCTGCAGGGGATCGGAAGGATTTATTTCCCCGCAGCCATCATCATTGGCGGGATCCCGATCAAATACCTCCTGAATATGCTCCTTATCCCTATGTTCGGTGTCATGGGTGCATCACTCTCGACGGTTCTTACATTGGGATTGATCACGATCGGGCTTGTGTGGAAGATGAAGCGATTATTCGGAATCAGCTTGATCACCCCGTCATTTTATAAGAGCCTTTTTATCAGCGGTGCAGGGATGACCCTCGTCCTGCAGGGCCTGTTGCTTGGCTACAGGTGGCTCATGACAAACGGGGCGCATGAGCGGATGACCTCGGCGCTCTTCGCCCTTGTCGGTGTGGCAGTGGGGGCGGGGGTGTTTCTCTTCTTATTCCTAAGAGCGGGGCATCTATCAGAAGAAGAAATCAGCTTTTTGCCATTCGGCAGTAAAATGAACCGGTTGAAGAAAGGCCTTCAGCCCCGGTATAGAAAGTAG
- the mfd gene encoding transcription-repair coupling factor: MKGILTYVHQSEEVQSLITGIEERLSEQLVAGLSGSSRSAYIADVYLQTKRSTIVVTHNLFQAQKIYEDLVQFLSEDEVYLYSANELIAAELSVASPELRAQRIEVLNKLSQRQNGVYIVPVSGLRKILPPMDLWIKNQIRFNVGEDIDLDEILNQLVQMGYQRAGMVSTPGEFSLRGGIVDIFPLTSQHPVRIELFDTEIDSIRMFSVEDQRSIDKLKTVDIGPATEVLLTYQNIERLIGEINKGLSKSLKKIKSAGVKEKMTEYIGHEVGQLENGQVPEQIFKYLSLAYETPASLLDYLPEDGVLFFDEYSRVQEMSESLEKEEAEWYTSLLSEGQIIHDMVVSHPFASLVSNAKRSKVYFSLFLRQIPNTSPQNIFNVSTKPMQNFHGQMNVLKAELDRWKKGKYTVVLLGPDEERVKKLQRVLDDYQIEIAFVKDGGTLLNGKVQMINGSLTNGFELPLQKLAVITEEELFNKRTQKKPRRQKMSNAERIKSYSELKVGDLVVHVNHGIGKYLGIETLEINGVHKDYLHLKYQGSDKLYVPVDQIDLVQKYVASENKDPKLYKLGGNEWKKVKSKVASSVQDIADDLIKLYAEREAAKGYAFSPDGDMQREFEIAFPYEETEDQLRSIHEIKLDMERERPMDRLLCGDVGYGKTEVAIRAAFKAIADGKQVALLVPTTILAQQHYETIKERFQDFPVEISLLSRFRTRKQQQETTKGLKDGTVDIVVGTHRLLSKDIQYRDLGLLIIDEEQRFGVTHKEKIKQLKTNIDVLTLTATPIPRTLHMSMLGVRDLSVIETPPENRFPVQTYVMEYNGALIKEAIEREMARNGQVYFLYNRVEDIERKADEISMLVPDARVAYAHGQMSENELEAVILGFLAGEYDVLVTTTIIETGVDIPNVNTLIVFDADRMGLSQLYQLRGRVGRSNRVAYSYFTYRKDKVLTEVAEKRLQAIKEFTELGSGFKIAMRDLTIRGAGNLLGAQQHGFIDSVGFDLYSQMLKEAIEERKGDRPKQPEASLEVDLDLDAYIPDTYIKDGHQKIEMYKRFRALSSLKEVEELEEEILDRFGEYPEEVGYLFLISEMKVYARNTRLDSVKQDKKSVNIFMSPEGTAAIDGSKVFDICSKHGRVVGLGMEGSKLKISINTTRLKADKWFNMAYDIVKNLDQALKTEVHEA; this comes from the coding sequence TTGAAAGGAATTCTAACATATGTCCATCAGAGCGAAGAAGTCCAGTCCCTGATCACAGGGATCGAGGAACGTCTTTCAGAGCAGCTTGTGGCAGGACTTTCGGGTTCTTCCAGAAGCGCTTATATAGCAGATGTCTATCTGCAGACGAAGCGGTCGACGATCGTTGTCACACATAATCTGTTCCAAGCACAGAAAATCTATGAGGATCTGGTGCAGTTCCTTAGTGAGGACGAAGTCTATCTGTATTCAGCCAACGAACTGATTGCAGCTGAACTGAGCGTGGCGAGCCCGGAACTCAGGGCCCAGAGAATCGAAGTGCTGAACAAGCTTTCCCAGCGTCAGAACGGGGTGTACATCGTCCCGGTATCAGGCTTGAGAAAGATCCTGCCACCGATGGACCTGTGGATCAAGAACCAGATCCGTTTCAACGTCGGTGAAGACATCGATCTGGATGAGATCTTGAATCAGCTTGTCCAGATGGGCTATCAGCGCGCAGGCATGGTGAGCACGCCGGGTGAATTCAGTCTCAGGGGAGGAATCGTCGATATTTTCCCTTTGACATCACAGCATCCGGTTCGAATTGAATTATTCGATACGGAAATTGATTCCATCCGCATGTTCTCAGTGGAGGATCAGCGGTCCATCGACAAACTTAAGACGGTCGATATCGGACCTGCCACAGAGGTTCTTCTTACCTATCAGAACATCGAGCGGCTGATCGGAGAAATCAATAAAGGTCTATCTAAAAGCTTGAAAAAGATCAAGTCTGCAGGCGTCAAAGAAAAGATGACGGAATATATCGGTCATGAAGTCGGGCAGCTGGAGAACGGTCAGGTGCCGGAACAGATTTTCAAGTATCTGTCCCTCGCCTATGAAACGCCTGCTAGTCTATTAGATTATCTGCCTGAAGACGGCGTCCTCTTCTTCGATGAGTACAGCCGTGTGCAGGAGATGAGCGAGTCCCTTGAGAAAGAGGAAGCCGAATGGTATACCTCGTTGCTTTCCGAAGGGCAGATTATCCATGACATGGTCGTGTCGCATCCTTTTGCATCCCTTGTATCCAATGCGAAACGATCAAAGGTGTATTTCTCCCTGTTCCTTCGTCAAATACCGAATACGAGCCCTCAGAACATCTTCAATGTATCCACCAAGCCCATGCAGAACTTCCACGGGCAGATGAATGTGTTGAAAGCGGAGCTCGACCGGTGGAAAAAAGGAAAGTATACCGTCGTTCTCTTGGGACCGGATGAAGAGCGTGTGAAAAAGCTTCAGCGCGTACTGGATGATTATCAGATCGAAATTGCATTCGTAAAAGACGGCGGCACCCTTCTTAACGGAAAAGTCCAGATGATCAATGGAAGCTTGACGAACGGCTTTGAACTTCCTCTGCAGAAGCTTGCCGTCATCACGGAAGAGGAGCTCTTCAATAAGCGCACGCAGAAAAAGCCGAGAAGGCAGAAAATGTCCAATGCCGAGCGGATCAAGAGTTATTCCGAGCTGAAGGTGGGAGACCTTGTCGTCCATGTGAATCACGGGATCGGGAAGTATTTAGGTATAGAAACGCTTGAGATCAACGGTGTTCACAAGGACTATCTCCACCTGAAATACCAGGGCAGTGATAAGCTCTATGTCCCAGTCGATCAAATCGATCTGGTCCAGAAATATGTTGCCTCGGAGAATAAAGATCCGAAGCTGTACAAACTTGGCGGGAACGAATGGAAGAAGGTTAAATCAAAGGTTGCTTCTTCCGTACAGGATATTGCCGATGATCTCATCAAGCTTTATGCCGAAAGGGAAGCGGCGAAGGGATACGCCTTCTCACCTGACGGGGACATGCAGAGAGAGTTTGAAATTGCCTTCCCATACGAGGAAACCGAAGATCAGCTCAGGTCGATCCATGAAATCAAACTGGATATGGAGCGGGAGCGCCCCATGGACCGCCTCCTGTGCGGGGATGTCGGATACGGGAAGACCGAAGTTGCAATCCGTGCGGCCTTCAAGGCCATTGCCGACGGGAAGCAGGTCGCCCTCCTTGTACCGACCACGATCCTTGCTCAGCAGCATTATGAAACCATCAAGGAACGATTCCAGGACTTCCCGGTGGAGATCAGCCTCTTGAGCCGATTCCGTACGCGGAAGCAGCAACAGGAGACCACGAAAGGCCTGAAAGATGGCACGGTCGATATCGTCGTCGGTACCCACAGGCTCTTATCGAAGGATATTCAATACCGCGACCTTGGCCTTCTCATCATCGATGAAGAACAACGATTCGGCGTCACACATAAAGAAAAGATCAAACAGCTGAAAACCAATATCGATGTACTGACACTCACGGCGACACCGATACCGCGTACCCTTCACATGTCCATGCTCGGAGTGAGGGATCTCTCCGTCATTGAAACGCCGCCTGAGAACCGTTTTCCTGTCCAGACCTATGTGATGGAGTACAACGGCGCCCTCATCAAAGAGGCGATCGAACGTGAGATGGCACGTAATGGTCAAGTATACTTCCTGTACAACCGCGTCGAGGATATCGAGCGGAAGGCAGACGAAATCTCGATGCTGGTACCGGATGCCAGGGTGGCGTATGCCCACGGCCAGATGTCAGAAAATGAACTGGAAGCCGTGATCCTCGGCTTCCTGGCAGGGGAATACGACGTCCTCGTCACGACGACGATCATCGAGACAGGGGTCGACATACCGAACGTCAATACCCTCATCGTCTTTGATGCGGATCGAATGGGTCTCTCCCAGCTCTATCAATTGAGGGGGCGTGTCGGAAGGTCGAACCGCGTGGCATACTCGTACTTTACTTACCGCAAGGACAAAGTCCTGACAGAGGTAGCGGAGAAGAGGCTTCAGGCCATCAAGGAATTCACGGAACTCGGGTCTGGGTTCAAGATCGCCATGCGCGATCTGACCATCCGGGGAGCGGGGAATCTGCTCGGAGCCCAGCAGCATGGGTTCATTGATTCCGTCGGTTTCGATCTGTATTCCCAGATGCTCAAAGAAGCGATCGAGGAGCGTAAAGGTGATCGTCCTAAGCAACCGGAAGCCTCACTTGAGGTCGATCTTGATCTTGATGCATACATTCCGGACACCTACATCAAGGACGGCCATCAAAAGATTGAAATGTATAAACGGTTCCGTGCCCTTTCTTCCCTTAAAGAAGTTGAGGAACTGGAAGAAGAGATCCTTGACCGGTTCGGGGAATATCCTGAAGAAGTGGGCTATCTGTTCCTGATATCGGAAATGAAGGTCTATGCGAGGAATACAAGGCTCGACAGCGTCAAGCAGGATAAGAAGAGCGTGAACATCTTCATGTCGCCTGAAGGTACGGCGGCCATTGATGGATCGAAGGTATTCGACATCTGTTCGAAACATGGAAGGGTCGTAGGACTCGGCATGGAAGGGTCCAAACTCAAGATCTCCATCAATACCACAAGACTGAAAGCAGACAAATGGTTCAATATGGCATATGACATTGTGAAGAATTTGGACCAGGCTTTGAAAACGGAAGTTCATGAAGCCTGA
- a CDS encoding ribose-phosphate diphosphokinase: MPNSYTNSKLKIFSLNSNYHLAKEIADEVGVELGKSSVKRFSDGEIQINIEESIRGCDVFVIQSTCEPVNENLMELLIMVDALKRASAKTISIVMPYYGYARQDRKARAREPITAKLVANLLETAGADRVITLDLHAPQIQGFFDILIDHLMGVPILADYFEKRDFNRDDLVIVSPDHGGVTRARKLAERLKAPIAIIDKRRPRPNVAEVMNIVGNIDGKVAILIDDIIDTAGTITLAANALVENGAKEVYACCTHPVLSGPAIERIDNSMIKELVVTNSIPLGDEKKIGKIKQLSVAPLISEAIIRVYEQQSVSTLFD; this comes from the coding sequence ATGCCAAACTCTTATACTAATTCGAAGCTTAAAATATTCTCTCTTAATTCCAACTACCATTTAGCGAAGGAAATCGCTGATGAAGTAGGCGTGGAACTCGGTAAATCATCTGTTAAGCGATTCAGCGATGGGGAAATCCAGATCAATATCGAAGAAAGCATCCGTGGCTGTGATGTATTCGTCATCCAATCGACTTGCGAACCGGTGAACGAAAACCTCATGGAACTTCTGATCATGGTGGATGCCCTTAAACGTGCGTCTGCTAAAACAATCAGCATCGTTATGCCATACTACGGTTATGCCCGTCAGGACCGTAAAGCACGTGCCCGTGAGCCAATCACGGCGAAGCTTGTGGCGAACCTGCTTGAAACGGCTGGAGCAGACCGCGTCATCACACTTGATCTTCATGCTCCACAGATTCAAGGATTCTTCGATATCCTCATCGATCACCTTATGGGTGTTCCGATTCTTGCGGATTATTTCGAGAAGAGAGACTTCAATCGTGATGACCTCGTGATCGTATCCCCTGACCACGGAGGAGTGACACGTGCCCGTAAGCTTGCAGAAAGACTCAAAGCACCAATCGCCATCATCGACAAACGCCGTCCGCGTCCAAACGTAGCGGAAGTCATGAATATTGTCGGGAATATCGATGGTAAAGTGGCTATCCTCATCGATGACATCATCGATACGGCTGGAACCATCACCCTGGCAGCCAACGCCCTTGTGGAAAATGGAGCGAAGGAAGTATATGCATGCTGTACGCATCCTGTCCTTTCAGGTCCTGCCATCGAGCGCATTGATAACTCCATGATCAAAGAACTTGTTGTCACGAACTCCATTCCTCTCGGAGACGAGAAAAAGATCGGTAAAATCAAACAGCTTTCCGTTGCACCGCTCATCAGTGAAGCGATCATCCGCGTCTATGAGCAGCAATCTGTCAGCACGTTGTTCGATTGA
- the pth gene encoding aminoacyl-tRNA hydrolase → MKLIVGLGNPGARFDQTRHNIGFDIIDALADNLGTPLDQSKFKGVYGVHRHNGEKIVLLKPLTFMNLSGESIVPLMDYFDIANEDLLVIYDDLDLPVGKIRLRQKGSAGGHNGIKSTIAHLGSQNFNRIRVGIDRPTNGMSVPDYVLGKFSKEDQVELDKVITSSVEACKTWFEKPFIEVMNHFN, encoded by the coding sequence ATGAAATTGATAGTAGGATTAGGAAACCCGGGAGCGCGCTTTGATCAAACGCGTCATAATATCGGGTTCGACATTATAGATGCCCTTGCAGACAACCTGGGCACCCCCCTTGATCAGTCGAAGTTCAAGGGAGTCTATGGGGTTCACCGGCATAATGGAGAGAAGATCGTCCTTCTCAAGCCCCTTACGTTCATGAATCTTTCAGGTGAAAGCATCGTTCCCCTGATGGATTACTTCGACATTGCCAACGAAGACCTCCTCGTCATCTATGATGATCTGGACCTGCCAGTCGGTAAGATCCGCCTCCGGCAAAAAGGGAGCGCCGGCGGTCATAATGGGATCAAATCCACGATTGCCCATCTCGGTTCTCAGAACTTCAACCGGATCCGAGTCGGGATCGATCGACCGACAAACGGGATGAGCGTCCCTGATTACGTGCTCGGGAAGTTCTCCAAGGAAGATCAGGTTGAGCTCGACAAAGTCATCACTTCCAGCGTGGAAGCATGTAAAACATGGTTTGAAAAACCGTTCATCGAAGTGATGAATCACTTCAACTGA
- the spoVT gene encoding stage V sporulation protein T — translation MKATGIVRRIDDLGRVVIPKEIRRTLRIREGDPLEIFVDRDGEVILKKYSPISELGDFAKEYGEALYDSLGSAVLICDRDAVIAISGASKKEYLNKNVGELIEKVMEDRASLLHTQQGQAELVDGHGEDLSSYTIAPIVANGDPIGAVAIFSKDRTVGEVEHKAVETAASFLARQMEQ, via the coding sequence ATGAAGGCAACTGGTATTGTTCGTCGTATTGATGATTTAGGTCGTGTAGTCATCCCGAAAGAAATCCGCAGGACCTTGAGGATCCGTGAAGGAGATCCCCTTGAGATCTTCGTCGATCGCGACGGCGAAGTCATCTTGAAGAAATACTCTCCGATCTCGGAGCTTGGAGACTTTGCGAAAGAGTATGGTGAAGCATTGTATGACAGTCTCGGAAGTGCGGTATTGATCTGCGACCGTGACGCCGTCATCGCCATCTCAGGAGCATCCAAGAAGGAATACCTCAATAAGAATGTCGGTGAACTCATCGAGAAGGTGATGGAGGACCGCGCATCCCTCCTTCACACCCAGCAGGGACAAGCCGAGCTTGTTGACGGCCACGGGGAAGATCTTTCTTCCTACACCATCGCCCCGATCGTTGCCAATGGCGACCCAATCGGTGCAGTGGCGATCTTCTCTAAAGATCGCACGGTTGGTGAAGTGGAACATAAAGCGGTTGAAACGGCAGCCAGCTTCTTGGCAAGACAGATGGAGCAATAA